In Shouchella patagoniensis, the following are encoded in one genomic region:
- a CDS encoding amidohydrolase family protein, whose amino-acid sequence MKIIDAHVHFSQIDAFRKTATEISTIAYTRSGLDTELKEANVVASVGMGLEESVSGAFPDENAPALMGLTIPSRPQTMGICIGINPFALTKNELDLLDQALTKPYHVGIKIYLGYYPFYAFDKVYAPVYELAAKHSVPVVFHTGDTYAENAILKYAHPLTIDEVAVKNRNVTFVMAHLGDPWCLSAAEVIYKNRNVYADLSGLIVGEKKKVAKHQHKDNHYFDHFRHALIYGDSYGRYMFGTDWPLVQVQPYAEWLGSIIPEAFHQDFFYDTALSVFPKLEALLNN is encoded by the coding sequence TTGAAAATAATAGATGCTCATGTCCATTTTTCTCAAATTGACGCTTTTAGAAAAACTGCGACTGAAATATCAACTATAGCGTATACACGTTCTGGTTTAGATACAGAATTGAAAGAAGCAAATGTGGTTGCTTCCGTTGGCATGGGTTTAGAGGAAAGCGTAAGTGGAGCATTTCCTGATGAAAACGCTCCTGCACTTATGGGGTTAACGATACCTAGTCGACCGCAAACAATGGGGATTTGTATTGGAATCAATCCATTCGCTCTAACAAAAAATGAATTAGATTTACTTGATCAGGCTCTAACCAAACCTTATCATGTTGGCATAAAAATCTATTTAGGTTATTATCCTTTTTATGCTTTTGATAAAGTGTATGCACCTGTTTATGAATTGGCAGCCAAACATAGCGTGCCAGTTGTATTCCATACCGGTGATACATATGCGGAAAATGCAATCTTGAAATATGCACATCCATTAACGATAGATGAGGTTGCTGTAAAAAATCGGAATGTTACGTTTGTAATGGCCCATTTAGGTGATCCTTGGTGTTTAAGTGCCGCTGAAGTCATCTATAAAAACCGTAATGTTTATGCTGATTTATCTGGTTTAATTGTCGGTGAAAAAAAGAAAGTAGCGAAGCATCAGCATAAAGATAATCACTATTTTGATCATTTTCGCCATGCTTTAATTTATGGTGATAGCTACGGTCGTTATATGTTTGGGACAGATTGGCCACTTGTACAAGTGCAGCCTTATGCAGAGTGGCTTGGTAGTATCATTCCTGAAGCATTTCACCAAGACTTTTTTTATGATACGGCTCTTTCTGTTTTTCCTAAACTCGAAGCTCTTTTAAACAACTAG
- a CDS encoding M3 family oligoendopeptidase yields the protein MTFPIKWDLESIFKGGSDSQEFTEFLRETDNRMNQWIQRRDEMTIEELVRAIESISPRLRQTGAFVSCLTAQNVKDKQALLLAEKVQEQQVKAQKLHLVLEEKVGQLDEEQFKQLLKVDAVKPSAFMLEKTRKLSEDKMSSEKEELAAKLAKDGYHAWGSVYNEAVGRMEIPFDEDGETKNLSAGQLHNRLGSTDRSVRERAFAASQAAWEEQSPLFTQTLNRLSGFRLKLYEERGWENALKEPLDLNLMTEATLTTMWDTIIKNKPELYAYMDKKAELLGINQLALHDVGAPLPVGDDSKNHIPYAKACELIVKHFKRFSPKMADFAEMALRDGWVEAENRAGKRPGGFCTSFPVNQESRIFMTYDGSMSNVATLAHELGHAYHSWCLKDNEVQSQKQYPMSIAETASTFAEMIVADALVDEADSDDVKQMLIENKLSRSLAFFMNIHSRFLFETRFYEERKDGIVPTERLNELMVEAQKEAYGEKISSYDPYFWASKLHFHITGQPFYNFPYTFGYLFSMGIYARALKSEVSFEESYIALLQDSGSMTVEALAQKHLNVDLTKPDFWQEAIDVIIKDIRQFIKA from the coding sequence ATGACTTTTCCAATTAAATGGGATTTAGAATCAATTTTTAAAGGTGGAAGTGATTCGCAAGAATTCACTGAATTCTTGCGCGAAACGGATAATCGAATGAATCAATGGATTCAGCGACGTGATGAAATGACCATAGAAGAACTTGTTCGAGCGATTGAATCAATTAGCCCGCGACTTAGACAGACAGGGGCATTTGTTTCATGTTTAACAGCACAAAATGTTAAGGATAAGCAAGCACTTCTACTAGCAGAAAAAGTTCAGGAACAACAAGTAAAAGCACAAAAACTTCATTTGGTGCTAGAAGAAAAAGTTGGACAATTAGATGAAGAACAGTTCAAACAGCTACTGAAAGTAGACGCAGTCAAACCTTCTGCTTTTATGCTTGAAAAAACGCGTAAACTTTCAGAGGATAAGATGAGTTCAGAGAAAGAAGAGTTAGCTGCTAAACTAGCAAAAGATGGCTATCACGCATGGGGTTCTGTCTATAATGAAGCCGTGGGACGGATGGAAATTCCATTTGATGAAGATGGTGAAACAAAGAATCTATCCGCAGGACAATTACATAATCGGCTTGGAAGCACGGATCGTTCCGTTCGCGAAAGAGCCTTTGCCGCCTCCCAAGCTGCATGGGAAGAACAGTCACCATTGTTCACGCAAACACTTAACCGACTTTCAGGTTTCCGTCTCAAGCTCTATGAAGAGCGTGGGTGGGAGAATGCATTAAAGGAGCCCCTTGACCTGAACTTAATGACAGAAGCAACGCTTACGACAATGTGGGATACTATCATAAAAAATAAACCTGAATTATACGCATATATGGACAAAAAAGCAGAGCTACTCGGAATTAATCAACTAGCGCTCCATGATGTAGGGGCACCGTTACCAGTTGGTGATGATTCTAAAAATCATATCCCATATGCAAAAGCATGTGAGTTGATCGTTAAACATTTTAAACGCTTTAGTCCGAAGATGGCTGATTTTGCTGAGATGGCTTTACGAGATGGCTGGGTTGAAGCAGAGAACCGTGCTGGAAAGCGACCAGGCGGATTTTGTACTAGTTTTCCAGTGAATCAAGAATCACGCATCTTTATGACTTACGATGGATCAATGTCAAATGTGGCTACATTAGCGCATGAGCTGGGCCATGCTTACCATAGCTGGTGTCTTAAGGACAATGAAGTCCAATCACAAAAACAATATCCAATGAGCATTGCTGAGACGGCGTCAACGTTTGCAGAGATGATTGTTGCCGACGCGCTTGTTGATGAAGCGGATAGTGATGATGTGAAACAAATGTTAATCGAAAATAAATTATCTCGATCATTGGCGTTTTTCATGAATATTCATTCTCGTTTTTTATTTGAAACACGATTCTATGAAGAACGTAAGGATGGTATTGTACCTACGGAAAGATTAAACGAATTAATGGTTGAAGCGCAAAAAGAAGCATACGGTGAAAAAATCTCCTCTTATGACCCGTATTTCTGGGCGTCTAAATTACATTTCCATATAACAGGACAGCCGTTCTACAACTTCCCTTATACATTTGGTTATTTATTTAGCATGGGAATCTATGCAAGAGCGTTAAAGTCAGAAGTCTCTTTCGAGGAATCCTATATTGCTCTTTTGCAAGATAGTGGAAGTATGACTGTAGAGGCACTTGCACAAAAACATTTGAATGTTGATTTAACGAAACCAGACTTCTGGCAAGAAGCGATCGATGTCATTATCAAAGACATTCGTCAGTTTATAAAGGCGTAA
- a CDS encoding LolA family protein, translating to MKRKSILILFSVAALTACSTNNINSENEANGEGNDGNNEGTSEVESDSDGDNKSEERTNENEQSNDDAVKEENENNENEGSHSEDELNENVSEGDQADNNTALTPEGIIEAAIEAQEQLESFSLEWTYHDIDEDGVVLEARDYELLHYYKNHDGADYFYRDATGSDEEGNAFVVQEAQTPAERIFYRDLDNEVVIMDAGDEYAPPVARLPLENLFLSEDSDFELTYEGVFEIDGYKAHHIHAISESRNVETNMWFDTTTGLQVRQSEYYVGHVGIVSRLTMIETDIEFDESMFKFTYPTGVQVRENNE from the coding sequence GTGAAGAGAAAAAGTATCCTGATTTTATTTAGTGTGGCAGCGCTAACAGCATGTTCGACGAATAACATAAACTCTGAAAATGAGGCAAATGGTGAAGGAAATGATGGCAATAATGAAGGCACCAGTGAAGTGGAATCAGATTCTGACGGCGATAATAAGAGTGAAGAACGAACAAATGAAAATGAACAAAGTAATGATGATGCAGTAAAAGAAGAAAACGAGAACAATGAGAATGAAGGATCTCATAGTGAAGATGAGCTGAATGAGAACGTTTCCGAGGGTGATCAAGCTGACAACAATACTGCGTTAACACCAGAAGGTATAATTGAAGCCGCGATTGAGGCTCAAGAACAATTAGAGAGTTTTTCCCTTGAGTGGACGTATCATGATATTGATGAAGATGGGGTTGTGCTTGAAGCTAGAGATTATGAACTGCTTCATTATTATAAAAATCATGATGGAGCCGATTACTTTTATCGAGATGCGACCGGTTCTGATGAAGAAGGAAATGCATTTGTTGTGCAAGAAGCACAAACACCAGCTGAAAGAATTTTTTATCGTGACCTTGATAATGAAGTTGTTATTATGGACGCCGGCGATGAGTATGCCCCGCCGGTTGCGCGTCTGCCGTTAGAGAATCTTTTTCTTAGTGAAGATAGTGACTTTGAATTAACGTATGAAGGTGTATTTGAAATCGACGGGTATAAAGCGCATCATATTCATGCTATTTCAGAGTCTAGAAACGTAGAGACAAACATGTGGTTTGATACAACAACAGGTTTGCAAGTGAGACAAAGTGAGTATTATGTTGGGCATGTTGGAATTGTCTCACGATTAACGATGATTGAAACAGATATCGAATTTGATGAATCAATGTTTAAATTCACTTATCCTACAGGTGTTCAAGTCCGTGAAAATAATGAATGA
- a CDS encoding cytochrome d ubiquinol oxidase subunit II, with amino-acid sequence MESVYIATLLIWVLLFIYAVAGSIDFGTGFWAMYFQRRDNLEATTIANNFLSPAWKVTNVFLVLLVVAFVALFPGAAPTLGTLMIVPFCLVLLLLTIRSAFMVYAFSTEKYSRLLTFVSGMCGLVIPAILISILPAAIGGFVTVADDRQYILVNELFSSPAFYTHLGFGLMTELFISSLFMADYSKESGDIKTALIYRKNALLLGPLTLVFAIAAIFTLIPEAPWMFENFLDLWGWYTVSLFAFALGYSALWWPSKNKELGQPRAALLLIIVQFGLASLAYGMAHLPYLLYPDVTIYDAFTNETMFRYLLIGFIIGLAILIPVFIWFWRLFFKDKAYLQSDGHDY; translated from the coding sequence ATGGAATCTGTTTATATTGCTACCCTATTAATTTGGGTGTTGTTGTTTATTTATGCTGTTGCTGGTTCAATCGATTTTGGTACGGGTTTTTGGGCAATGTATTTTCAACGTCGAGATAATTTAGAAGCTACAACCATTGCAAATAACTTTCTCTCTCCTGCTTGGAAAGTAACAAACGTTTTTCTCGTGTTGCTTGTTGTGGCTTTTGTGGCTCTCTTTCCTGGTGCAGCACCGACACTAGGAACGCTAATGATCGTCCCTTTTTGTCTTGTCTTACTGCTTTTAACAATTCGTAGCGCTTTTATGGTGTACGCTTTTAGCACAGAGAAATATTCCCGGTTGCTTACGTTTGTGTCCGGAATGTGTGGTTTAGTCATCCCAGCCATTTTGATCAGTATTCTCCCTGCAGCGATTGGAGGATTTGTCACCGTCGCCGATGACCGTCAATACATCCTTGTGAATGAACTTTTTTCAAGCCCAGCGTTTTATACACATTTAGGGTTTGGACTAATGACAGAGCTGTTTATTTCTTCTCTTTTTATGGCTGATTACTCGAAGGAATCGGGTGATATAAAAACAGCACTGATTTATCGTAAAAATGCATTATTGCTCGGTCCATTAACTCTTGTTTTTGCGATTGCAGCTATCTTTACGTTAATTCCAGAAGCACCTTGGATGTTTGAGAATTTTCTCGACCTCTGGGGTTGGTATACTGTATCTCTTTTTGCCTTTGCCCTTGGTTATAGTGCCCTTTGGTGGCCTTCTAAAAATAAAGAACTCGGTCAACCTAGAGCCGCGCTTTTACTCATTATTGTACAATTTGGCTTAGCAAGCCTTGCTTACGGTATGGCGCATTTGCCCTACCTACTTTACCCTGATGTGACTATTTATGATGCCTTCACTAATGAAACCATGTTTCGCTACTTACTCATTGGCTTTATCATAGGGCTGGCTATCCTGATTCCTGTATTTATCTGGTTTTGGCGTTTATTTTTCAAAGACAAAGCTTACTTACAAAGCGACGGACACGATTATTAA
- a CDS encoding cytochrome ubiquinol oxidase subunit I codes for MDNVLLSRMLFGTSMAFHIIFATLTVGISLVIFFSELMRVIRKDNDYAVLAKRLTKGLAILLGVAIPTGTIVAVMLSLLWPGFMEIVGQVIALPFQIEIFAFFLESLFLAIYVYAADRLTTPMRIVSSFFIALGAVASAVLITSAHSWMNTPQGFEIINGSIENVDPLAAALSPSFWSTSFHVVSTAYMTGAFVLVAVAAYKLMKPNISQRERSYHHKGLLLTLVFAFLMSAWTGLTGHDTTVMLYEEIPIKLAAAEGLFETQSEAPLTLFGTPSPEANEVIGGIEFPAMLSWLATYDTDAVIQGLNDFPEENWPPLFVHTLFNVMVFIGGGLIAISGIGLLYWFIKRKKETFVFPKWLLAAFVASGPLAMIGIETGWIFSCTGRQPWTIFDVQRTSDAATSSGNLGLIFFLFAVLYAVLLVITSLVLYFYFKRNPLSQDMGASAS; via the coding sequence ATGGATAACGTTTTATTATCTAGAATGTTATTTGGGACGTCAATGGCATTCCATATTATCTTCGCTACTTTAACCGTCGGGATCTCACTCGTTATTTTTTTCTCAGAATTGATGCGCGTTATTCGAAAAGATAATGATTATGCAGTACTTGCTAAGCGATTAACGAAGGGACTTGCCATTTTACTCGGCGTTGCTATTCCCACGGGAACAATTGTGGCAGTCATGTTGTCTTTACTATGGCCTGGTTTTATGGAAATTGTAGGACAAGTAATTGCTTTACCATTTCAAATCGAAATATTTGCCTTCTTTTTAGAATCACTCTTTCTGGCGATTTATGTTTATGCGGCTGACCGTCTTACTACTCCAATGAGAATCGTTAGTTCGTTCTTTATTGCCTTAGGTGCAGTCGCGTCTGCTGTTCTTATTACTAGCGCACACTCATGGATGAACACACCACAAGGATTTGAGATCATTAATGGCTCTATTGAAAATGTTGATCCCCTTGCTGCAGCATTATCACCAAGTTTTTGGTCTACATCATTTCACGTAGTTAGTACAGCTTATATGACCGGGGCTTTTGTTTTGGTTGCTGTAGCTGCCTATAAATTAATGAAACCAAACATTTCACAACGTGAGCGAAGTTACCACCATAAAGGATTGCTCTTAACGCTTGTGTTCGCTTTTTTAATGTCTGCATGGACTGGACTAACTGGCCATGATACAACTGTCATGCTTTATGAAGAAATTCCTATTAAATTAGCAGCAGCTGAAGGGTTATTTGAAACTCAATCAGAAGCACCTCTTACTTTATTTGGAACACCAAGTCCTGAAGCTAACGAAGTTATCGGCGGCATCGAGTTCCCCGCTATGTTAAGTTGGTTAGCCACGTACGATACAGATGCCGTTATCCAAGGATTAAATGATTTTCCAGAAGAAAACTGGCCTCCCTTATTTGTGCACACCTTATTCAATGTGATGGTTTTTATCGGTGGTGGTCTTATTGCCATTTCAGGCATTGGTCTTTTGTATTGGTTTATTAAGAGAAAAAAAGAAACATTTGTTTTTCCAAAATGGCTTCTAGCAGCCTTTGTTGCTTCTGGTCCCTTAGCAATGATTGGGATTGAAACAGGCTGGATTTTCAGTTGCACAGGACGCCAACCTTGGACAATTTTTGATGTTCAGCGGACATCAGATGCTGCCACAAGTTCTGGCAATCTTGGTTTAATTTTCTTCTTGTTTGCCGTACTTTACGCCGTGCTTCTTGTGATTACAAGCCTGGTGCTTTATTTCTATTTTAAACGAAACCCATTAAGTCAAGATATGGGTGCATCAGCTTCATAA
- a CDS encoding FbpB family small basic protein, translating into MRKRHLVRYEDLIAQNRDELLNDPEALIKIDDKLYERAQKKNDPSKKTKNYRTSRF; encoded by the coding sequence ATGAGAAAACGACATTTAGTTCGTTACGAAGATTTAATTGCACAAAATCGTGATGAGCTTTTAAACGATCCTGAAGCACTCATAAAGATTGATGATAAACTTTATGAACGTGCCCAAAAAAAGAACGATCCAAGTAAAAAAACAAAAAATTACAGAACGAGCCGATTTTAG
- a CDS encoding YfkD famly protein, with translation MASPSLAFANEAPKEQEEKSFMIPQSVLSISKENTYKNPTQDLPYLQPSDLAKQLLESTDETIENPDLIRIMNESSIQFAKLGFAMKASIYLGEWPLAYESKGTEVNWEYQKVNTNYIDNRGGNAPKIMSYNQEQQKKITGGLTAKIPNAEAVEKMMMIQAAEKTSLPLSFDTVVGQATKKNNQYNVPARQVGYLYGYVPAVQEKGNVTYGEVYLTLRAGKPKLDVKNITEQGIGAWIPVQDNLSFTFMTSTQPR, from the coding sequence ATGGCTTCTCCATCATTGGCTTTTGCTAATGAAGCACCAAAGGAGCAGGAAGAAAAGTCATTTATGATTCCACAATCGGTCTTATCAATTTCAAAGGAAAACACATATAAAAATCCTACGCAGGATTTACCTTATTTACAACCAAGCGATTTAGCAAAACAACTTCTCGAATCGACGGATGAAACAATAGAAAATCCAGACCTTATTCGAATAATGAATGAATCATCCATTCAATTTGCAAAACTTGGGTTTGCTATGAAAGCGTCTATCTACTTGGGAGAGTGGCCTTTGGCGTACGAATCAAAAGGGACAGAAGTCAATTGGGAATACCAAAAGGTAAATACGAATTATATTGACAATCGTGGTGGAAATGCACCTAAAATAATGTCTTACAACCAAGAACAACAGAAAAAAATCACAGGTGGATTAACTGCAAAAATTCCAAACGCCGAAGCTGTTGAAAAAATGATGATGATTCAAGCCGCCGAAAAAACAAGCCTTCCACTTTCATTTGATACAGTGGTTGGACAAGCGACAAAGAAAAACAATCAATACAATGTACCGGCTCGACAGGTAGGTTATTTATACGGTTATGTTCCTGCAGTGCAAGAAAAAGGCAATGTAACTTACGGGGAAGTTTACTTAACTTTAAGAGCTGGGAAACCAAAACTAGATGTAAAAAATATAACTGAACAAGGAATAGGAGCATGGATCCCTGTTCAAGACAATCTATCCTTTACATTTATGACTTCGACTCAACCTCGATAA
- the yfkAB gene encoding radical SAM/CxCxxxxC motif protein YfkAB, producing MLETKTQITPRNDPWEAYRDIEDFGQLTLSNIEVTTTTLCNMRCEHCAVGYTLSPKDPSPLPLELLIKRLDEIPVLRAFSITGGEPMMSLKSVREYVVPLLKYASERGAKTQINSNLTMPLERYDLILPYLDVLHISHNYGSVDDFALIGFAHSKRKPSIKQREMMFTRMVENAKNLTARGVLVSAETMLNKRTLPHLEKIHHQIVEMGCQRHEVHPMYPSDFASALETASLPDIRDGINRLLDCRNPSTWMLFGTLPFYPCSADEEDLKLQKRLYSEQNITVRNDPDGRSRLNVNLFSGDIIVTDFGDVPELGNIQDTRFDEAYHTWQYSLTNKSISCHCPSVSCLGPNLLVKDAYYSDVDFLTRRSNL from the coding sequence ATGTTGGAAACAAAAACACAAATTACGCCACGAAATGATCCTTGGGAAGCATACCGGGACATCGAAGATTTTGGGCAACTTACTTTATCAAACATTGAAGTGACAACCACAACTTTATGTAATATGCGATGTGAGCATTGTGCCGTCGGCTATACGTTATCACCTAAAGATCCAAGTCCACTCCCACTTGAGTTACTTATCAAGCGCTTAGATGAAATACCTGTCTTGCGCGCTTTTAGCATAACAGGTGGAGAACCTATGATGTCATTGAAGTCTGTCCGAGAATATGTTGTGCCATTGTTAAAATACGCCAGCGAGCGGGGCGCAAAAACGCAAATTAATTCAAATTTGACTATGCCTCTTGAGCGATATGATCTTATTTTGCCATATCTTGATGTTTTGCATATTTCCCATAACTATGGTAGTGTCGACGATTTTGCATTAATCGGTTTTGCACACTCAAAAAGAAAGCCTAGCATTAAACAACGTGAAATGATGTTTACCCGTATGGTTGAAAATGCAAAGAACCTGACTGCACGAGGTGTATTAGTATCTGCTGAAACAATGTTAAACAAACGCACACTGCCTCATTTAGAAAAAATCCACCATCAAATCGTTGAAATGGGTTGTCAGCGTCATGAAGTGCATCCAATGTATCCAAGTGATTTTGCTTCAGCACTTGAGACAGCTAGCCTTCCTGACATTCGGGATGGAATTAACCGGCTATTAGACTGTCGGAACCCTTCAACTTGGATGCTATTTGGTACATTACCTTTCTATCCATGCTCTGCTGATGAAGAAGACCTAAAGTTACAAAAACGTTTATACAGTGAACAAAACATAACAGTTCGTAATGACCCAGATGGACGTTCGAGGTTAAATGTGAATCTATTTAGTGGCGATATTATTGTCACTGATTTTGGTGACGTTCCAGAACTCGGAAACATTCAGGATACAAGGTTTGATGAAGCCTATCATACGTGGCAATATTCTCTTACAAACAAAAGCATCTCTTGCCACTGTCCATCCGTTAGTTGCCTCGGCCCTAACCTGCTTGTTAAAGACGCATATTATTCCGATGTTGATTTTCTAACACGACGTTCCAATTTATAA
- a CDS encoding SE1561 family protein encodes MGGTIETKDRQLDYLQKRFELLAGVVEGMDADSASVAELDSILSMIDDIETKCKQFRKDWPSA; translated from the coding sequence ATGGGTGGAACAATTGAGACAAAAGATAGACAGTTAGATTACTTACAAAAACGATTTGAACTTCTGGCAGGTGTTGTAGAAGGAATGGATGCCGATTCAGCATCAGTGGCAGAACTTGACTCGATTCTTTCAATGATTGATGACATTGAAACAAAGTGTAAGCAATTCCGTAAAGATTGGCCAAGCGCTTAG
- a CDS encoding histidine phosphatase family protein, producing MKLYMIRHGESEGNRAGKIQGSMDFPLSELGVKQADAVAQFCKTIGADYLYSSDLTRAFDTAQAIGTELEIPVRKWEALREVDLGPLQGMTREEIAVQFPETKGKQLIASGIEGTESVEQLTARCESILHQLKQAHRENESIILVSHGGFISCLLTYLIAGDHWSSMERPFVIGNTSVTLIEWDDKANRYLLHYTNRTAHLETIAADLNARHGLL from the coding sequence ATGAAACTATATATGATTCGTCACGGTGAATCAGAAGGAAATCGTGCTGGGAAAATTCAAGGTTCAATGGACTTTCCATTATCAGAACTTGGAGTAAAACAAGCCGATGCGGTTGCGCAGTTCTGTAAAACAATTGGAGCTGACTATCTTTATTCCAGTGATTTAACAAGAGCATTTGACACAGCCCAGGCAATCGGAACGGAATTAGAAATTCCAGTGCGAAAGTGGGAAGCATTACGTGAAGTCGATTTAGGTCCACTTCAAGGTATGACGAGGGAAGAAATCGCAGTACAATTTCCAGAAACAAAAGGCAAACAGTTGATTGCATCTGGAATTGAAGGGACCGAATCAGTTGAACAATTGACTGCTCGGTGTGAATCGATACTACACCAGTTAAAACAAGCGCATCGGGAAAATGAATCGATCATTTTAGTTTCACATGGCGGATTTATTAGCTGTTTATTAACGTATTTGATTGCTGGAGATCATTGGTCTTCGATGGAGCGCCCTTTTGTGATAGGAAATACAAGTGTTACGTTGATAGAGTGGGATGATAAGGCAAATCGTTATTTGCTTCACTATACGAATCGTACGGCTCACCTGGAGACAATAGCAGCAGACCTGAACGCCAGACATGGATTGTTATAA
- a CDS encoding hemolysin family protein, whose translation MDIQQGLSLLAVAVLIALTAFFVASEFAIVKIRSTQLEPHLEKGKKSAFHAKKVVSHLDEYLSACQLGITITALGIGRLAEPTFEKMLHPFFEGMVPATMVTTLAVVISFGFATFLHVVIGELAPKTIAIQKAEQVTLLIARPLVWFYRLLYPFIWLLNGSARILIRILGFKPMSEHEVTHSEEELRLIISDSYRGGEINQSEFKYVSKIFDFDDRLAKEIMVPRTEISAISIEDSLEDNLAIMREEKFTRYPVVNGDKDNILGIVNVREVLTDIVSPEVTEEIVLENYIRPVISVIESIPINDLLVEMQKKQIHMSILFDEYGGTAGLITAEDIIEEIVGEIRDEFDVEEDPLVRKIDEDHYLLDGKTLISDVNKLLNIELSEEEVDTIGGWVLTEKYDIEVGGMMIFGKYQFTVKAFDGYQIKLIEVLKNEQEDSLENQFQAYGS comes from the coding sequence TTGGACATACAACAGGGACTTAGCTTACTAGCGGTGGCGGTATTAATTGCCTTAACTGCCTTTTTTGTAGCATCGGAATTTGCTATTGTTAAAATACGAAGCACACAACTTGAACCACATTTAGAAAAAGGTAAAAAATCGGCGTTTCATGCAAAGAAAGTGGTTAGCCATTTAGATGAATACTTATCTGCCTGTCAGTTAGGTATCACGATTACTGCACTTGGAATTGGCCGTTTAGCAGAGCCTACATTTGAGAAAATGCTTCATCCCTTTTTTGAAGGTATGGTACCTGCTACAATGGTTACAACGCTTGCAGTCGTTATTTCTTTTGGTTTTGCGACTTTTCTACATGTTGTTATTGGGGAACTTGCCCCAAAAACAATTGCTATCCAAAAAGCTGAACAAGTAACGTTATTAATTGCACGACCACTTGTCTGGTTTTACCGATTGCTTTACCCATTCATTTGGCTTCTTAATGGTTCAGCTCGCATTTTAATTCGTATTCTTGGCTTTAAACCGATGTCCGAACATGAAGTTACGCATTCTGAAGAAGAATTGCGTTTGATCATATCGGATAGTTACAGAGGCGGAGAAATCAATCAATCCGAATTTAAGTATGTAAGCAAAATTTTCGATTTTGACGACAGACTCGCAAAAGAAATTATGGTTCCTCGCACTGAAATATCAGCGATATCCATAGAAGACAGCTTAGAAGATAACTTAGCAATTATGCGGGAAGAGAAGTTTACTCGTTATCCTGTTGTAAATGGTGATAAAGACAATATACTTGGCATTGTCAACGTAAGAGAAGTACTTACGGATATTGTATCGCCTGAAGTCACAGAAGAGATTGTGCTTGAAAACTATATACGTCCTGTTATCAGCGTCATTGAGTCCATCCCGATTAATGATTTACTTGTTGAAATGCAGAAAAAACAAATTCATATGTCCATTCTTTTTGATGAATATGGTGGCACCGCTGGACTGATTACTGCTGAAGACATTATTGAAGAAATCGTTGGAGAAATCCGTGATGAGTTTGACGTTGAAGAAGATCCTTTAGTCAGAAAAATTGACGAAGATCACTATTTGCTGGATGGAAAAACACTTATTTCGGATGTCAATAAATTATTAAACATTGAATTAAGTGAAGAAGAAGTGGACACAATTGGTGGATGGGTACTCACCGAAAAGTATGATATTGAAGTCGGTGGTATGATGATCTTTGGTAAATACCAATTTACTGTTAAAGCTTTTGACGGATATCAAATTAAATTAATTGAGGTTTTAAAGAACGAACAAGAAGATAGCCTTGAAAATCAATTCCAAGCTTATGGTTCTTAA